The genomic stretch GGAGACTGACGTACCTCCGAGCGCAGCACAGATGGGACGCGCATGTCCAAGGCTCCGAATATGCTCTCCACAGGTTCCCATTCTCCTCGATCATTTAACATCGTCTCTTAGTTTTGAACGTCATCCCTTGTTTTCTCTCCATGTGTTTGTGTCGCCCTTTGTCCCAAACCAACTATAAATACTACCCCATGGTGTTCTCAGCGTTGCAGAGCTGAGGAGGAACAGGGTCGACAGCAGCAGAGTTGTGGGAAGAGATGTCGTCATCGCCAAACCTCGCCGTGCTCGAAGCGCTCGACACAGCGCGCACGCAGTGGTATCATGTTACAGCCATCGTCATCGCCGGCATGGGCTTCTTCACCGATGCGTACGACCTCTTCTGCATATCCACCGTCTCCAAGCTCCTCGGACGTCTCTACTACGATGGCAAAGACGGCGAACCGGGCAAGCTCCCCACGCCGGTCAACAATCTCGTCATCGGCGTAGCCCTCGTCGGCACACTCATGGGTCAGCTCGTCTTTGGCTGGCTCGGAGACAAGCTCGGGCGCAAGAAGGTCTACGGGATCACCCTCATCCTCATGGCCATCTGCGCCATCGGCTCCGGCCTCTCGTTCGGAAAAACGAAGGGGGCAGTCATGGGGAGCCTCTGCTTCTTCCGCTTCTGGCTCGGCTTCGGCATCGGCGGCGACTACCCTCTCTCCGCCACCATCATGTCGGAGTACGCCAACAAGAAGACTCGCGGCCAGTTCATCGCCGCCGTCTTCGCCATGCAGGGCGTCGGGATCATCTTCGCGGGCCTCGTCTCTATGACGCTCTCCGGGATCTTCCTCCACTACAACCCGGCGCCGACTTTTACTGAAAACCCGGACCTCTCCACCCAGCATGCCGGCGACTTCCTCTGGCGGATCGTGCTGATGCTCGGAGCTCTCCCAGCGGTCGTCACCTTCTACTGGCGCATGAAGATGCCCGAGACGGCGCGCTACACCGCGCTGATCGCCGGGAACGCAAAGCAGGCGGCGCACGACATGGAGAAGGTCCTCGAGATCGACATCCAAGCGGAGCCAGAGAGGTTATCCCAGTTCAAGTCCGCCAACGAGTACAATCTGTTCTCGCGTGAGTTCGTCGGGAGGCACGGGAGGCACCTGGTCGGTACCATGACCACCTGGTTCCTCCTCGACATCGCGTTCTACAGCCAGAATCTCACCCAGAAGGACATCTTCCAGGCGATCCACTTGACCAACAAGGCGAAGAACGTGAACGCTCTCAGAGAAGTGTTCGAGATCTCGCGGGCCATGTTCGTGGTGGCGCTGCTGGGGACCTTCCCCGGCTACTGGTTCACGGTGATATTCATCGAGAAGCTCGGGAGGTACCTGATCCAGCTCATCGGCTTCTTCATGATGTCAATGTTCATGCTGATTCTGGGCATCAAGTACGACTACCTCAAGGAGCATAACCACATGCTGTTCGCGGTTCTGTTCGGGCTGACCTTCTTCTTCGCCAACTTCGGGCCGAACAGCACCACCTTCGTGCTGCCGGCGGAGCTGTTCCCGACGCGGGTGCGATCGACCTGCCACGCGCTGAGCGCGGCGTCGGGGAAGGCCGGCGCCATGATCGGGGCTTTTGTGGTGCAAAGCTACACTCTGAGCCAGGAGCCGAGCAAGATCAAGAAGGCGCTTATCGTGCTGGCGTTTACCAATATGCTGGGCTTCTTCTTCACCTTCTTGGTGTCGGAGACAAAGGGGAAGTCCTTGGAAGAGATCTCCGGGGAGAATGAAAGAGTCAGCGGCAAAGAAGAACGAGGTGGAATTTAGGCAAGCAGGCGGTGCCGACAGACCAGCTCAGTCTATCACATCTTACTACGACATACATATCGTGCAAAGATATGGAGAAGAGAATAACCGGCAATGCTCCTTAGTTGCCTTCATCAGTATCATACATCTTACAATCTCAAGTACTGTATTCCCAGTGTGATCATATACCACATGTCATGGCTAAACAACATATATCGGATGGTCGTTTCTCTTATTGAAGCCAACGATACCTGATTCGATCGGACCACATTGGACATCTTAGGTTCGGATCAAATTTGCCATGTCAGCAGCGTCACACCAACCTCGGACGGTGGGCGTCCACACTCGTTTCCGACACCTGACAAGAGTCCACTCAAATGAACCCCACCGTTAATCTCGTTCTATGTCATCAACACGTGTTACTCTGACAACGGTGTCGTCATGGGTACGTTTGGGTCGGTCTCCTCGTTCCTTTTAAGGATTCCGAACGGGAATGCTTTTCTACTTCTCATTTCTTTTCCTTTCGCATACCTTCATATCAGTGGATTCTGAAGTGGCCCACACATGGGACCCGCCCGTTCTCTTTCGGTTTGTCCAATCAAAATAAAAGGTCGATGGACGACGCGTGCGTCAATCAATCCCGATTCCTCCTTCCCCTGCCTCCGGCTTTTGCCGCAAGATAACGGAGACGACTTTGTGCCAAAGCGAAGACAGATCTCATGGCGGAATCCACGACGAAAGACGTAGCCTTCCCTTAGGATGATTCTTGTTGGTGCTCTCCTCATCGTCGTACGTTCTCCGGTGCTCCAGTGATGGCGGATGCTTGTTTTGTTTGCTTCTTTCCGTAGGGGTTTGAGGAGTTCCAGGAATGGCGGAGGGCGGTGGCGGACGAGCCAAAGCTCGGTTCTTGCGCTGTCCCAACTGCGATGCTCTCCTCCCGGATCTCGGAAATTTCACTGCCTGCCGTTGCGGTGCTTGTGGTTCTACTGTCCGAGGTAAAAAGCCCCTTCCCTTCTGTTCTTTACGGGAACAAATTGGGTTTGGGTTGAGAAAAATACGATATTTATGTCGATCCAGTCTTGTTCCTGTTTTCTCTCCTTGAGTTCCTTCTTGTTTCTGATTCGTCATACAGCAAAGGGAGATAATTTGGCAATAGATTCTACGCCAGAGAGATCTTATAATAGGGTCGATCTGAGACCGTTAGCGAGTGAACCACATGATGGAATTGGGAGGTACCGCCGATCTTCGAAAGCTCGATTTAGCGATTCCACATCCAGTGAAGATGAGATGGCCAAAGGATCGAAAGAGGAGCGAGGAACGAAACCTGACAGGAACAGAGTACCGACATTCTACCGAACGACACGAGATCGGATGAAGGCCACTCCATCACCAAATTACCTGGAAGAAGGGCGGTCTGGTTTGCATGATGGATCTTATACTGATGACCGTTCCAAGAAGCAAGATCAATCTTGGATTGATGGAGTTGACCACCTGAGTCAGAACCCGATCCAGCTTCTGAAGCAGCTTGATGAATTAAGAGATCGGATCGGTCGATCATGTGAGGTCACTGAGGAACCAAGGGAAAGGATGCCATTGAAGCTACGTGGGCTACATGCACCTGAGAGAACTTATGTTCCCGCTGCTCAGTACCCAGAGAGATTAAGGATCCGTAGACAACTCGATGTAGATCCTTTGGTCTATAATCATCATGATGAATTTGATCATGAGCCTGCCTGCTCTTGTACACACTGCTATCACAAATATAGGTTGTTGCCAGATAGGGTTGTCCCTCATTCTGTCAGCTCCCAGAGCCGGAGAGGTAGTTATCTTGTGCAGAATCGTGGGTCCTATCCTGTCAGGACACAGGAATACAATCAAAGAGTGCGATCTCGAGAGCCACTTATTCAGAAACAGGCCACAATCTCCAAAAAGAAGGACAAGCATCTTTGTCAACCTTTTGCTGGTGCTGCTCCTTTTGTATTATGCTCTAATTGTTTTGAACTGCTGAGGCTACCTCAGATAATTCTACTCGTGTCAAAGAAAATCTGCACGTTATGCTGTGGATCATGCTCTGAGGTAATGTCCTTAGAGCTTATCGGAAAGAGGCTTGTTGCTTCTGCCACTCCACCATCCACAGCTCAAGCTGAAACCAAATGCAGTTCTCCTGTCGAAGTGAAACAAATTAAGCAATCTAAAGCCCATATTATTGGAGAATCAGATACTTCTTACCATGAAGCTGATGATGGCCCATGCAAACTTATGCAGTCGACAGATGACAACCCTCCCATATCTAGTCAGGGACTGACGGAAAGAGAATGTGTGTCACACTTGAGTGACGCAGAGAAAACAAAGAGACCTTCAATGTCTTCCAATACGTCTGATAACGTGGAAAGCCCAGATAGTGCAACATATCAGAGAGCTACACCCAGCACAACAGAACTTCCATTTCATGCAGAAGTCTTTTCAGATGCTGCAGGTTCACCAGCTCAGGATCATCTTGGACACCCATCATCCAGTCAAGTAATGGATGGTTCCAGAAATGGAGGCATGAATGAATATTCTGATCAGGAAACAGTAGTTTCCTACACTGACAAGTTTCGGCACAACTCTGCAAAAAATGAAGTGGTTACTGAGATTGATGTGTCAGGGCATGAATATCCCAGTTCTAGTTTTTCTGGGGATTACCAGGAGAAAGAGAAATATGAAAATCAAGCTGGGATTGGCATAAGTGATGATTCATTAGTTTTTAGTCAGCTAGTGCAAGATGAAAGATCTGAAGTTTCAGTCAATGGTCACCCTATTGTTGATCACTTGGTTAGGAAGGCTGAAAAACAAGCTGGACGCATTTATCCGGGAGAGTATTGGTAATCAATTCATCTGCTTGTCTGACATGAATTTCAGATGCTGTTATATTCAAACTCTGATTGAAATGAAATCCTTTTTCCATCAATTGCTTTATTTGGTGAAGAGCAACATCAAACTTGAacatcatgaatttttttttcattgatcatattaaaagaaaatgcTTAAAATAATCACTTCTTAATACCTGTATCAATTTTAGGCACTGTGTTTGCTCTCACTGTATCAGTTGGAGAGGTAACCTCCTCATGTTAGATGAGATGACCTTATAAAATTGCCATCAGTAAGATCTAATTCTTGTAAAATACAAATGATCTTATTGCTGTTCTGAAAGGTAAAATCTTCTAGGACAATAAGATTTGTCCTTTAATTATGCGTTATATGGCATTTAGTGCGAGAGAGAAATGTAGGACTTAAAGTAATCAAGCATATAATGCTTGCTCTGAATCTCAAGATTTTGTTAGATATAAGAAGCCATATGTTTAATTGCACTAGTTAAAGTTAATAAAGTATGATAAGGCTTACACTTTACATTTCTCATGCTTTGCCAAGACTCTCTGTTGCCCAGTTGATGATAAATAATATCAACAGACATCAACGTTCTCTTCCTCCTTACAATGCAAATTACTGTGTGATGCTATTTAATAAGATCTTGCCATTATTTTGAGAAACATGAGATTCCACTTTGTATATAAGCAGAACATACTTTTTATACTTTAAGTAAAGGTCTCAGTCCAAGCAGGCTGATCAAACTTGGGATTCTTGCCAATAATTAAATTGTTATGATATCTAGGAATTGAGGTTTGTCTGACAGTCATGTAGTTTAGCTGCATATCTTGTTACTAGCATTATTTTGCAGTCTTTTTGTTTGGATTCCTGATATCAAGTGACTCTCAATAGCCTTATCTATCTGAAGATACGGTATTAATTTTCTGCCACATGTGATTAAGGTATGATCATCGTGCTGGATTTTGGGGTGTCATGGGGCAGCCATGTCTTGGGATAATTCCGGTAAGGGAAACTGATTCCATATTGATGCAACAACTTGTGTAACTCATAAATGGGTTAACTTCGGCTCAAACTTGCAGCCATTTATACAAGAATTTAATTATCCTATATCCAAGAATTGTGCTGGTGGGAATACTGGGGTTCTTGTTAATGGAAGAGAGCTACATCATAAAGACCTAGCTTTGTTGGTTCGACGAGGACTCCCAACTACAGCTGGTCGATCTTATGTTCTTGAGTTTTCAGGGAATGTTTTTGATGAAGTCTCAGGTGAAGAGCTGGGTAATCTTGGGAAGCTCGCACCAACGTGAGTCTTTATTTTTACAGTCACATGAAGTTATTGTCTTGTGTCTTCCATTTCTTGTTATTCTTTATCAGCATATCTAAACTTTGCTCCTTCAGATACTATAATCCAACAAAACCAATTTACAATAGTagtgttttctttcctttttttttgtggttCTTTTAGCCGAACTCTTTTATTGACATTTTTTTATTACTGAATGATATTCTCTCTAGCATCATTTTTGGATGCTTTCACAGGCAGGATTATAATCTGTTGATGTTTTAATAACAAGAATATTAGTGCTGgtcaaaaaagaaatataagtcCAACTTTTGTAAGTCCTATGGGGTTTCCagtaagattttgatgattggtCCTCAACAAATAAAAAGGACTTAGAGAAACATATGGTTCATAAATGTTTGAGGTATTGTAATTTCACAATAAACTTCTCGTTAGAAAGAAAAGGTGTAGCAGATAGCATCCTTGATATTTCGTGATGTGAAACATTATCTTTTCAAAGTAATTTGAAGCATTATCTTTTCAAACATGTAAAACAGGTTAGTCTAGCAATATATTACTGATTAATGTCCTTATATGCTATAACTGATGTAATGCCTCCTGGGAATTTGTTTTCATATGCAAGGTTGTTTGGCACTGCTGCTTCCTTGGAGACTACTGGCATTGACATTAAATTGTTACTTGCTATGAAAATAACTGTTAATGTTTCTAGGAAAACATTTTCCATATGTCAAATGTGTCTTGATTTGTGCCAAGGTTTGAAAAATCTGGAGCAGTATCGGGATAAGACTGTCTGAGGAATAAAGGGAATCGGATTGAATCAGTCTGATTGAAGGATTGTATCATggcaaaattttattaaaaaagaaaTGAAGTTGAacaataaaattaagaaaaactCTTATCTGAATTTGTTACAAGTGCCTCAATTGTTATTTACAGGTGTCTGTTCTCTTATAGAAATTGCAATTGCAAAAGTTCATCTccattcttctttggttgttatgTGCAAGCAATTTATTAAATATTCCCACATTCTTCAATAAAGCATATCAACACTTGCAATCGCTAGGAGAAATGATACTACATCTTAAAATTCCAGTAGTTGTTCCGATACTTATATTGAATTACGTCAATGCTGAAGATATATATGTATTGGACAGAGTTGAGAAAATGAGACGGGGATTTGGTATGAAGGTTCTGAGGTGATTAACAAgctagtggcattcatttgttgcTTCAATTACTTGGAACACTTGTAAATGTGAGCAAGCTCCATAAACTGTTGAATGACAAAAATATAGAGGTAATTCTTTAGTAGATATCGTTACATGATTTTTCGGTTCATGTTTTCTCCATTGCACTTTTTCATGATGGACATAATGTCATTGGCGGTTGTTTCTTTTTTGTAACTCTCATGTTTTGATCATTCCTAGGTACTCCATTTTCATTCTCTAATATTGAAATACATAATGACATTACAGCATCAATCTTCATCCTTCACTATTGTTTTGATTTGGCAGGAACAATATATTCTTAGAATTTGGATCAAAATAACACCTCCAAATACGGTACATGTTTTGCAAAGAAACACAGTGCTAAATACATggtacaaaataaaaaattattattgtagAACCAAACCTTATCTTTATGATTCATTAGTTTGCCTTGGTGTtggaagggttctaacaaaaaacATGTCGCCCTGATGAATGTTTCTTGTGTCGACAGTATATGTTTGGATTTGTTGTAATTGTTTGCCTTGCAATTAGATTACACTACCTGCAATCTTCAATAATGCATGCTTTGATTAGCTGGAATACTGCCTCTATAGATTGCCTTCATTGAGCAGATAAACACGTTGCTTAAGCCATGATCTATAGATCTCCGCATTACAAGAGCACACCAGTTGGATTTTGtttttgtgtatatatatgaagATAACCTAACACATGATCTAAGTCACAAAAATATTATACATAAAATAAATCCTTATAAAGCAAAAAAAGAATATCTTCGTGACTTTGTGCACTCCAGCAACTTTCTGTGAACATGGACTGTTAGGTTTTGAAAGATTGGTGTGTGTCGATGTCTACTTCCAGTGTTGCTACTTGTCAATATCCATGCTTATAACTTTCACTGCTTGTAGGCACCAAAACCATCCAAAACTTTTGGTGGTAGGAGTCTATGACATGTAGTTGCTGTGGCCTCACTCACCTTCATAAATCTTATCAAGAGTTTGATCACTCATGCAATTCCTTATTGCAATTTCTTCATGCAAAATGGATTAAAATTTGCCAAATGCAAGCATTATTCATTGATAATTCTGTGTACATATGATCCTAACATTAGCTGCCAAGCAGTCTGTCAGAGAAAGACGCTTGATAGATGAGGAAGAGGACAGTGAAATTGCAGGGGATTTGTTCAGCTTCCAGCTAAACCATCACTTGGCCCGGTGGGGAACACCAGTCGTGCTCATTCCTCCTCTCCAGGCTTGGATTCATCTGAGTGTTGTTTCATGAGAAGAAGCTGGAGAAGTCCGATTCGAAGTCTAGCTCTTCGAGCATTAAATCCATGTCCGCAGCAGCAGGTGAATCTGAAGCTGAATTAGCTCCTGTGATGCCAGACTCAGGGCTCCGAAGCTTGATTCCTCCTCCTTTCAAGCTGTATGGCGAGAACGAGAAGTAGGTCGAGTCTGATGTTGGGGAGAGGAAGGCAGGCGAGGCTCTGCTAATGAAGCCACTGTCGGTCGTCGTGGAAGG from Musa acuminata AAA Group cultivar baxijiao chromosome BXJ1-3, Cavendish_Baxijiao_AAA, whole genome shotgun sequence encodes the following:
- the LOC135631497 gene encoding uncharacterized protein LOC135631497 isoform X2, with translation MAEGGGGRAKARFLRCPNCDALLPDLGNFTACRCGACGSTVRAKGDNLAIDSTPERSYNRVDLRPLASEPHDGIGRYRRSSKARFSDSTSSEDEMAKGSKEERGTKPDRNRVPTFYRTTRDRMKATPSPNYLEEGRSGLHDGSYTDDRSKKQDQSWIDGVDHLSQNPIQLLKQLDELRDRIGRSCEVTEEPRERMPLKLRGLHAPERTYVPAAQYPERLRIRRQLDVDPLVYNHHDEFDHEPACSCTHCYHKYRLLPDRVVPHSVSSQSRRGSYLVQNRGSYPVRTQEYNQRVRSREPLIQKQATISKKKDKHLCQPFAGAAPFVLCSNCFELLRLPQIILLVSKKICTLCCGSCSEVMSLELIGKRLVASATPPSTAQAETKCSSPVEVKQIKQSKAHIIGESDTSYHEADDGPCKLMQSTDDNPPISSQGLTERECVSHLSDAEKTKRPSMSSNTSDNVESPDSATYQRATPSTTELPFHAEVFSDAAGSPAQDHLGHPSSSQVMDGSRNGGMNEYSDQETVVSYTDKFRHNSAKNEVVTEIDVSGHEYPSSSFSGDYQEKEKYENQAGIGISDDSLVFSQLVQDERSEVSVNGHPIVDHLVRKAEKQAGRIYPGEYWYDHRAGFWGVMGQPCLGIIPPFIQEFNYPISKNCAGGNTGVLVNGRELHHKDLALLVRRGLPTTAGRSYVLEFSGNVFDEVSGEELGNLGKLAPTVEKMRRGFGMKVLR
- the LOC135631497 gene encoding uncharacterized protein LOC135631497 isoform X1, producing the protein MAEGGGGRAKARFLRCPNCDALLPDLGNFTACRCGACGSTVRAKGDNLAIDSTPERSYNRVDLRPLASEPHDGIGRYRRSSKARFSDSTSSEDEMAKGSKEERGTKPDRNRVPTFYRTTRDRMKATPSPNYLEEGRSGLHDGSYTDDRSKKQDQSWIDGVDHLSQNPIQLLKQLDELRDRIGRSCEVTEEPRERMPLKLRGLHAPERTYVPAAQYPERLRIRRQLDVDPLVYNHHDEFDHEPACSCTHCYHKYRLLPDRVVPHSVSSQSRRGSYLVQNRGSYPVRTQEYNQRVRSREPLIQKQATISKKKDKHLCQPFAGAAPFVLCSNCFELLRLPQIILLVSKKICTLCCGSCSEVMSLELIGKRLVASATPPSTAQAETKCSSPVEVKQIKQSKAHIIGESDTSYHEADDGPCKLMQSTDDNPPISSQGLTERECVSHLSDAEKTKRPSMSSNTSDNVESPDSATYQRATPSTTELPFHAEVFSDAAGSPAQDHLGHPSSSQVMDGSRNGGMNEYSDQETVVSYTDKFRHNSAKNEVVTEIDVSGHEYPSSSFSGDYQEKEKYENQAGIGISDDSLVFSQLVQDERSEVSVNGHPIVDHLVRKAEKQAGRIYPGEYWYDHRAGFWGVMGQPCLGIIPPFIQEFNYPISKNCAGGNTGVLVNGRELHHKDLALLVRRGLPTTAGRSYVLEFSGNVFDEVSGEELGNLGKLAPTLFGTAASLETTGIDIKLLLAMKITVNVSRKTFSICQMCLDLCQGLKNLEQYRDKTV
- the LOC135638948 gene encoding low affinity inorganic phosphate transporter 4-like: MSSSPNLAVLEALDTARTQWYHVTAIVIAGMGFFTDAYDLFCISTVSKLLGRLYYDGKDGEPGKLPTPVNNLVIGVALVGTLMGQLVFGWLGDKLGRKKVYGITLILMAICAIGSGLSFGKTKGAVMGSLCFFRFWLGFGIGGDYPLSATIMSEYANKKTRGQFIAAVFAMQGVGIIFAGLVSMTLSGIFLHYNPAPTFTENPDLSTQHAGDFLWRIVLMLGALPAVVTFYWRMKMPETARYTALIAGNAKQAAHDMEKVLEIDIQAEPERLSQFKSANEYNLFSREFVGRHGRHLVGTMTTWFLLDIAFYSQNLTQKDIFQAIHLTNKAKNVNALREVFEISRAMFVVALLGTFPGYWFTVIFIEKLGRYLIQLIGFFMMSMFMLILGIKYDYLKEHNHMLFAVLFGLTFFFANFGPNSTTFVLPAELFPTRVRSTCHALSAASGKAGAMIGAFVVQSYTLSQEPSKIKKALIVLAFTNMLGFFFTFLVSETKGKSLEEISGENERVSGKEERGGI